Proteins from a single region of Starkeya sp. ORNL1:
- a CDS encoding MFS transporter, with translation MSVAEQTAIEATAPPLGRTRLFLVLAGLYLAQAIPAYLMVAAVPPIMREQGVSRTTIGLIAILLVPGVLKFLWAAKIDQIRPVARAHRASWILITQTGTVLALFALAFFEPTDIVAFMTIGLIMSVLVSTQDIATDGYAVRQLAARDRPLGNAIQGGAVALGVVVGGTLSLVIYHHFGWRPMIWTMCAASLLPLIAALSMREDADPEPADQPRASLKAFWARPEAREALLIALVYRASEGLIKAMEGPYLVDRGVPLDIVGYLSGGAAATAGLIGSGLAAILMLRLGASGVLTLLGLLRTICFTLFAAHALDLVTGWPTLFGAAAFQTLIRYMEIVALYSVFMAVSSKAQPGTDFTILACAQLVIYLIGASLAGVLADLMGYGPLFALAAVLSLVAVIFTRSRLRRQSAAAVLAD, from the coding sequence GTGAGCGTGGCTGAGCAGACGGCAATCGAGGCAACGGCGCCGCCGCTCGGTCGCACCCGGCTGTTCCTGGTGTTGGCCGGGCTCTATCTCGCCCAGGCGATCCCGGCCTATCTCATGGTCGCCGCGGTGCCGCCGATCATGCGCGAGCAGGGCGTGTCACGCACCACCATCGGGCTGATCGCCATATTGCTGGTCCCCGGCGTGCTGAAATTCCTGTGGGCGGCGAAGATCGACCAGATCCGGCCTGTCGCGCGGGCGCACCGGGCGAGCTGGATCCTCATCACCCAGACCGGCACGGTGCTGGCGCTGTTCGCGCTCGCCTTCTTCGAGCCGACCGACATCGTCGCCTTCATGACCATCGGCCTGATCATGTCGGTGCTGGTCTCGACGCAGGACATCGCCACCGACGGCTATGCGGTGCGCCAGCTGGCGGCACGCGACCGGCCGCTCGGCAACGCCATACAGGGCGGCGCGGTGGCGCTCGGGGTGGTCGTCGGGGGTACCTTGAGCCTCGTCATCTACCACCACTTCGGCTGGCGGCCGATGATATGGACCATGTGCGCCGCCTCGCTGTTGCCGCTGATCGCCGCGCTGTCGATGCGCGAGGACGCCGACCCGGAACCCGCCGACCAACCGCGCGCTTCGCTCAAGGCGTTCTGGGCGCGGCCCGAGGCGCGCGAGGCGCTGCTCATCGCATTGGTCTATCGCGCCAGCGAGGGGCTGATAAAGGCGATGGAGGGCCCCTATCTCGTCGATCGCGGCGTGCCGCTCGACATTGTCGGCTATCTCTCCGGCGGCGCCGCCGCCACTGCCGGCCTGATCGGCTCCGGCCTTGCCGCCATATTGATGCTGCGGCTCGGCGCCTCCGGCGTGCTGACGCTGCTCGGCCTGCTGCGGACGATCTGCTTCACGCTGTTCGCTGCGCATGCGCTCGACCTCGTCACCGGCTGGCCGACGCTGTTCGGTGCTGCGGCGTTCCAGACGCTGATCCGCTACATGGAGATCGTCGCGCTCTACAGCGTGTTCATGGCGGTGTCCTCGAAGGCCCAGCCCGGCACCGACTTCACCATCCTCGCCTGCGCGCAGCTGGTGATCTATCTGATCGGCGCCAGCCTGGCCGGTGTGTTGGCGGACCTCATGGGCTATGGGCCGCTGTTCGCGCTCGCCGCCGTGCTCTCGCTAGTAGCGGTGATCTTCACCCGGTCGCGGCTACGGCGGCAGTCGGCCGCAGCTGTTTTGGCCGATTAG
- a CDS encoding alpha/beta fold hydrolase — MRSSIFVLAAIIAVAASPAFADDAFYQTQPAELHGHPGTLIRAEPMTPPPHAASAYRILYRSIGLKGEPIAVSGVVAIPASGGAANRPLVVWAHPTSGVARHCAPSLMSDVFDRVHGLGDLLSHGYVVAAPDYPGLGTGGIHPYLIGVSEGRAVLDAARAARALPNAAAGERFIPWGYSQGGHAALWAGNLAKSYAPELKLAGIAAQAPPTELGTIIRADLSGRPGKVLSAYALWSWSQLYNIPAGTAVEERVSLVLNPIARECAETFQEVLSLGVDEAPFEREGFLATDVTVIQPWRGLIEGNTPGVTPPGVPVFIAQGGSDTIVQPLVTSLYRDELCAHKVPVRFLVESGAEHTDVPERSYNAAVQWIEARFAGEPAPDDCGSR; from the coding sequence GTGCGTAGCTCGATATTCGTTCTCGCCGCCATCATTGCGGTGGCGGCTTCTCCGGCTTTCGCCGACGACGCCTTCTACCAGACCCAGCCCGCCGAACTGCACGGCCATCCCGGCACGCTGATCCGCGCCGAGCCGATGACGCCGCCGCCGCATGCCGCGAGTGCCTACCGTATCCTCTACCGCTCTATCGGGCTGAAGGGCGAGCCGATCGCGGTTTCCGGCGTCGTCGCCATCCCTGCTTCGGGCGGGGCTGCGAATCGTCCGCTGGTGGTGTGGGCGCACCCCACCAGCGGCGTCGCCCGGCACTGCGCGCCCTCGCTGATGTCCGATGTATTCGACCGCGTGCATGGTCTCGGTGACCTGCTCTCCCATGGCTATGTCGTCGCCGCGCCGGACTATCCCGGCCTCGGTACCGGCGGCATCCACCCCTATCTCATCGGGGTGAGCGAAGGCCGCGCCGTGCTCGATGCCGCCCGCGCCGCCCGTGCGCTGCCAAATGCCGCGGCCGGCGAGCGCTTCATCCCGTGGGGCTATTCGCAGGGCGGCCATGCCGCGCTGTGGGCCGGCAATCTCGCCAAATCCTATGCGCCGGAACTGAAGCTCGCCGGCATCGCCGCGCAGGCGCCGCCGACCGAACTCGGCACCATCATCCGCGCCGATCTCAGCGGCCGGCCGGGCAAGGTGCTCTCGGCGTATGCGCTGTGGTCCTGGTCGCAGCTTTACAATATCCCGGCCGGGACCGCCGTCGAGGAACGCGTCAGCTTGGTGTTGAACCCCATCGCTCGCGAGTGCGCCGAGACCTTCCAGGAGGTGCTGTCGCTTGGCGTCGACGAGGCGCCCTTCGAGCGCGAAGGGTTCCTCGCAACCGACGTGACGGTGATCCAGCCCTGGCGCGGCCTCATCGAGGGCAACACGCCGGGCGTCACGCCGCCGGGTGTGCCGGTCTTCATTGCGCAGGGCGGCTCCGACACCATCGTGCAGCCGCTGGTCACCAGCCTCTACCGCGACGAATTGTGCGCCCACAAGGTGCCGGTGCGCTTCCTGGTGGAATCTGGCGCCGAGCACACCGACGTACCCGAGCGCTCGTACAACGCCGCGGTGCAATGGATCGAGGCGCGCTTCGCCGGCGAGCCGGCGCCCGACGATTGCGGCAGCAGGTAA
- a CDS encoding SDR family oxidoreductase: protein MAHTEAKGTALVTGASSGIGKVYAQRLAARGYDLVIVARNKGRLDDLAADLARSTGRKVDVLAADLGKRDDVRRVAERIRDDAAITLLVNNAGSGTEGPVLGADIDRIEAMVDLNVVALNRLAVTAVNAFSARGKGTLVNVASVVAFVSDHFLGAYAGTKAFVLGLTQSLQSELKDTPVRVQAVLPGYTRTEFFGSAGIAEQQIPAEMMMSAEDLVDAALAGLDQGELITIPSMPDVKVFEAYDAARLAMVPDLSRDRPAARYGIKDDAVAA from the coding sequence ATGGCTCACACAGAAGCAAAGGGCACGGCGCTCGTCACCGGCGCCTCGTCCGGCATCGGCAAGGTCTACGCGCAGCGCCTGGCCGCACGCGGCTACGATCTTGTCATCGTCGCCCGCAACAAGGGCCGCCTCGACGACCTCGCCGCCGACCTCGCCCGCAGCACCGGCCGCAAGGTCGATGTGCTCGCCGCCGATCTCGGCAAGAGGGACGACGTGCGTCGCGTCGCCGAACGTATCCGCGACGACGCCGCCATCACCCTGCTGGTCAATAATGCCGGCTCGGGCACGGAAGGCCCGGTGCTCGGTGCCGACATCGATCGGATCGAAGCGATGGTCGACTTGAACGTCGTCGCCCTGAACCGCCTCGCGGTTACAGCGGTGAACGCGTTCAGCGCGCGTGGCAAGGGCACGCTCGTCAATGTCGCTTCCGTCGTCGCCTTCGTGTCGGACCATTTCCTCGGTGCCTACGCCGGCACCAAGGCCTTCGTGCTCGGCCTTACCCAGTCCCTGCAGAGCGAGCTGAAGGACACCCCGGTACGCGTTCAGGCCGTGCTGCCGGGCTACACTCGCACCGAGTTCTTCGGCAGCGCCGGAATCGCGGAGCAGCAGATACCGGCCGAGATGATGATGTCGGCCGAAGACCTTGTCGACGCCGCGCTTGCCGGCCTGGACCAGGGCGAGCTCATCACCATCCCGTCGATGCCCGACGTGAAGGTATTCGAGGCATACGACGCCGCGCGCCTCGCCATGGTGCCCGACCTCTCGCGCGACCGTCCGGCGGCGCGCTATGGCATCAAGGACGATGCCGTAGCGGCGTGA
- a CDS encoding deoxyribodipyrimidine photo-lyase has translation MTKPAPALFWFRDDLRVADNPALAAACASDRPVICCYVLDEESAGVRPLGGAARWWLSRSLAALETAIKRHGGTLVLRRGKAAHIIGELVAETAAKAVYWNRRYGAAEIAVDTAIKEALKRQGVEATSSNGALLHEPWEVLNKAGEPFRVFTPYHRAAAARPVRAPCPAPPSPRLVNGISSDTLADWTLEPQHPDWAGGLRTFWTPGEDGARERIADFLDGGMKGYAGGRDRPDQDHTSRLSPYLRFGNISPHQVLAAVGHAEDAGTIPAHDAAKFFAELYWREFSYALLFHFPDLGTRNFQRRFDAFPWRSDTAFLKAWQRGRTGYPLVDAGMRQLWETGWMHNRVRMVAASFLIKHGLIDWRDGEAWFWDTLVDADPANNTASWQWVAGSGADAAPYFRIFNPVTQSEKFDPQGDYIRRFVPELAELPAQTIHQPWAASEPVLKQADVRLGETYPRPIIDHAAARQRALDAFARVK, from the coding sequence ATGACCAAGCCGGCGCCTGCGCTTTTCTGGTTCCGCGACGATCTGCGGGTCGCCGACAATCCGGCGCTGGCTGCGGCGTGCGCCTCCGACCGGCCGGTGATCTGTTGCTATGTGCTGGATGAGGAGAGCGCCGGCGTCCGCCCGCTCGGCGGCGCGGCACGCTGGTGGCTCTCTCGCTCACTGGCGGCGCTGGAAACCGCCATAAAGCGGCACGGCGGCACCCTGGTGCTGCGGCGTGGCAAGGCGGCGCATATCATCGGCGAGCTGGTCGCGGAGACCGCCGCGAAGGCGGTCTATTGGAACCGGCGCTACGGGGCTGCCGAGATCGCCGTCGACACCGCGATCAAGGAAGCGCTGAAGCGGCAAGGTGTCGAAGCGACGAGCAGCAATGGTGCCCTGCTGCATGAGCCGTGGGAGGTGCTGAACAAGGCGGGCGAACCGTTCCGGGTGTTCACGCCCTATCATCGCGCGGCGGCGGCCCGGCCGGTCCGTGCGCCCTGCCCGGCGCCGCCCTCGCCGCGTCTCGTCAACGGGATCTCCAGCGACACGCTCGCCGACTGGACGCTGGAACCGCAGCATCCCGACTGGGCGGGTGGCCTTCGTACCTTCTGGACGCCGGGCGAAGACGGCGCGCGCGAGCGCATCGCGGATTTCCTCGATGGCGGCATGAAAGGCTATGCCGGCGGCCGCGACCGGCCGGACCAGGACCACACCTCGCGGCTCTCGCCCTATCTGCGCTTCGGCAATATCTCGCCGCACCAGGTTCTCGCTGCCGTCGGCCATGCCGAAGATGCCGGCACCATCCCCGCCCACGACGCCGCGAAATTCTTCGCCGAGCTTTATTGGCGGGAATTCTCCTATGCGCTGCTGTTCCATTTCCCGGACCTCGGCACGCGCAATTTCCAGCGGCGCTTCGATGCTTTCCCATGGCGGAGCGATACCGCCTTCCTGAAAGCGTGGCAGCGCGGGCGAACCGGCTATCCGCTGGTCGATGCCGGCATGCGGCAATTGTGGGAGACCGGATGGATGCACAACCGGGTGCGCATGGTCGCCGCCTCCTTCCTGATCAAGCACGGCCTGATCGATTGGCGCGACGGCGAAGCCTGGTTCTGGGATACGCTGGTCGATGCCGATCCCGCCAACAACACGGCAAGCTGGCAATGGGTAGCGGGCTCCGGCGCGGATGCCGCGCCCTATTTCCGCATCTTCAACCCGGTGACGCAGAGTGAAAAGTTCGACCCGCAAGGCGACTATATCCGCCGCTTCGTCCCGGAATTGGCCGAGTTGCCCGCGCAGACCATCCACCAGCCATGGGCGGCGAGCGAGCCGGTGTTGAAGCAAGCGGACGTGCGGCTCGGCGAGACCTATCCGCGCCCGATCATCGACCATGCCGCGGCACGCCAACGCGCGCTCGACGCCTTCGCCCGCGTCAAATGA
- a CDS encoding cysteine synthase A — MDIRNGLVEAIGNTPLIKLERASKATGCNVLGKAEFLNPGQSVKDRAALFIIKDAVAKGHLKRGGVIVEGTAGNTGIGLALVGNALGFRSVIVIPDTQSQEKKDMLRLAGATLVEVPAVAYANPNNYVKVSGRLAEELAKTEPNGAIWANQFDNVANRQAHIETTGPELWKQTEGALDGFVCSVGTGGTLAGVGIALKERNSRIKIGLADPMGAALFSYYTTGELKSEGSSITEGIGQGRITANLEDAPIDVAYQIPDAEAVQIVFDLLEYEGLCLGGSSGINVAGAIRLARELGPGHTIATILADYGTRYQSKLFNPDFLREKGLPVPAWLEREVSVPNVLV, encoded by the coding sequence ATGGACATCCGAAACGGCCTCGTCGAAGCGATCGGCAACACGCCGCTCATCAAGCTGGAGCGCGCCTCGAAGGCGACCGGCTGCAACGTCCTCGGCAAGGCGGAATTCCTCAATCCCGGCCAATCGGTGAAGGATCGCGCTGCGCTCTTCATCATCAAGGATGCCGTCGCGAAAGGTCACCTCAAGCGTGGCGGCGTCATCGTCGAGGGCACCGCCGGCAATACCGGCATCGGCCTCGCTTTGGTCGGCAATGCGCTCGGTTTCCGCTCGGTGATCGTCATCCCGGACACCCAGAGCCAGGAGAAGAAGGACATGCTGCGGCTCGCCGGCGCCACGCTGGTCGAGGTGCCCGCCGTGGCGTACGCCAATCCGAACAATTATGTGAAGGTCTCCGGCCGCCTCGCCGAGGAACTGGCGAAAACCGAGCCGAACGGTGCTATCTGGGCCAACCAGTTCGACAATGTCGCCAACCGGCAGGCACATATCGAGACCACCGGCCCGGAATTGTGGAAGCAGACCGAGGGCGCGCTTGACGGCTTCGTCTGCTCGGTCGGCACCGGCGGCACGCTGGCAGGCGTCGGGATTGCGCTGAAGGAGCGCAATTCCCGCATCAAGATCGGCCTCGCCGATCCGATGGGCGCGGCTTTGTTCAGCTACTACACTACCGGCGAACTGAAGAGCGAAGGCTCCTCCATCACCGAAGGCATCGGCCAGGGCCGCATCACTGCGAATCTCGAGGATGCGCCGATCGACGTCGCCTACCAGATCCCCGACGCCGAAGCGGTGCAGATCGTGTTCGATCTGCTGGAGTATGAGGGACTGTGCCTTGGCGGCTCGTCCGGCATCAATGTCGCCGGCGCCATCCGGCTGGCCAGGGAGCTGGGACCGGGCCACACCATCGCCACCATCCTCGCCGATTACGGCACGCGCTATCAGTCGAAGCTCTTCAACCCGGATTTCCTGCGCGAGAAGGGCCTGCCGGTGCCGGCCTGGCTCGAACGCGAGGTGAGCGTTCCCAACGTGCTGGTGTGA
- a CDS encoding alanyl-tRNA editing protein gives MATSLLFRDDAYLRETPAVVTALTPEGGVIVDRTVFYATAGGQPGDKGTLVRGNGSEIAIATATYGPDKSDVIHVPAAGVELPEIGEAVTLRLDWEPRYKRMRMHTALHLLSVALPYPVTGGSIGDEDSRLDFDIPDAGLDKDAITARLAEMIATNAAVTESWISDDELLANPGLVKTMSVKPPMGSGRVRLVKIDGLDLQPCGGTHVRNVREIGAVQVTKIEKKGQQNRRVRLGWA, from the coding sequence ATGGCAACCTCCCTGCTCTTTCGCGACGACGCCTATCTGCGCGAGACCCCGGCAGTGGTGACCGCGCTGACGCCGGAAGGTGGCGTGATCGTCGACCGCACCGTGTTCTACGCCACCGCCGGCGGCCAGCCGGGCGACAAGGGCACGCTGGTGCGCGGCAACGGCAGCGAGATCGCGATTGCGACGGCCACCTACGGGCCGGACAAGTCCGACGTGATCCATGTGCCTGCGGCGGGTGTGGAGCTTCCCGAGATCGGCGAGGCGGTGACGCTCCGGCTCGATTGGGAGCCGCGCTACAAGCGCATGCGCATGCACACCGCGCTGCATCTGCTCTCGGTCGCCCTGCCCTATCCGGTGACCGGTGGCTCGATCGGCGATGAAGATAGCCGGCTCGATTTCGACATTCCCGATGCCGGCCTCGACAAGGATGCCATCACCGCCCGGCTCGCCGAGATGATCGCGACAAATGCCGCGGTGACCGAGAGCTGGATCAGCGATGACGAGCTGCTCGCCAATCCGGGCCTCGTGAAGACCATGTCGGTGAAGCCGCCGATGGGCAGCGGCCGGGTGCGGCTGGTGAAGATCGACGGGCTCGATCTGCAGCCCTGCGGCGGCACCCATGTGCGCAACGTCCGTGAGATCGGCGCGGTGCAGGTGACCAAGATCGAGAAGAAAGGCCAGCAGAACCGCCGGGTGCGGCTCGGCTGGGCCTGA
- the sseA gene encoding 3-mercaptopyruvate sulfurtransferase, whose translation MTDERSSWLVSTEWLASHLNDPDLVVVDGSWHLPTSGRNGHAEYLAAHVPGAVFFDIDKISDTSSGLPHMLPKSGAFGAAVGALGIGDGMTIVVYDGSGLFSAPRVWWTLRAFGAKNVRILDGGFPMWQAEGRPVVAGSASPALRTFTAMLDSAVVANIEEVARKLEDGTAQVVDARPADRFRGEAPEPRPGVRPGHIPGSRNLPFPEVVANGKLATPETIRSAFNAAGVDPARPTITSCGSGVSAAILWLALESINQPPVAIYDGSWAEWGASDMPLAIGPA comes from the coding sequence ATGACCGATGAACGCTCCTCCTGGCTGGTGTCCACCGAGTGGCTGGCCAGCCATCTGAACGATCCCGACCTCGTCGTGGTCGACGGCTCCTGGCACCTGCCCACGAGCGGCCGCAACGGGCACGCCGAGTATCTCGCCGCGCACGTCCCCGGCGCGGTGTTCTTCGACATCGACAAGATCTCCGATACGTCGAGCGGCCTGCCGCACATGCTGCCGAAGTCCGGGGCGTTCGGCGCCGCGGTCGGCGCGCTGGGCATTGGCGACGGCATGACGATCGTCGTCTATGACGGCTCCGGGCTGTTCTCGGCGCCGCGGGTGTGGTGGACGCTGCGCGCCTTCGGCGCGAAGAACGTGCGCATCCTCGATGGCGGGTTCCCGATGTGGCAGGCCGAGGGCCGGCCGGTCGTGGCCGGATCGGCCTCGCCGGCGCTGAGGACCTTCACCGCCATGCTCGACAGCGCCGTCGTCGCCAATATCGAAGAGGTCGCCCGCAAGCTGGAGGACGGCACTGCGCAGGTGGTCGATGCCCGCCCTGCCGACCGCTTCCGCGGCGAGGCGCCGGAGCCACGCCCGGGTGTGCGCCCCGGCCACATACCTGGCAGCCGCAACCTGCCCTTCCCCGAAGTGGTGGCGAACGGCAAGCTCGCCACGCCGGAGACCATCCGCTCCGCCTTCAATGCCGCCGGCGTCGACCCCGCCAGGCCGACCATCACCAGTTGCGGTTCCGGCGTCTCCGCCGCGATCCTATGGCTGGCGCTGGAGAGCATCAACCAGCCGCCGGTGGCGATCTATGACGGCTCCTGGGCGGAATGGGGCGCCTCCGACATGCCGCTGGCGATCGGACCGGCTTAG
- a CDS encoding type II toxin-antitoxin system Phd/YefM family antitoxin: MKELQLRDAKAGFSAVIEAAERGEPTTITKHGRPAAVVVSYEEWNRLRRQLPDFAELLLAVPSLDEDDVPKRRPARMMSSD, translated from the coding sequence ATGAAGGAACTCCAGCTTCGGGACGCCAAAGCCGGCTTTTCCGCGGTTATCGAGGCGGCAGAGCGCGGGGAACCGACGACCATCACCAAGCATGGCCGTCCTGCCGCGGTCGTCGTTTCCTATGAGGAATGGAATCGGCTTCGCCGCCAACTGCCGGATTTTGCAGAATTGCTCCTTGCGGTTCCCTCGCTCGATGAGGATGACGTGCCGAAACGCCGCCCCGCCCGCATGATGTCATCCGATTGA
- a CDS encoding PIN domain-containing protein, which produces MSGYLLDTNAISLLAPGQEASDAAGFRAWVGERGGELFLSAITIAELQAGVSRLERKGATRKAEALSRWLHLVLELYAPRILALDAHAALETGRLLDRSIGAGGEPGFEDAAIAAIAAVHELVVVTANTRHFKLFGVPFMAPPAA; this is translated from the coding sequence ATGTCCGGCTATCTACTCGACACCAATGCAATTTCCCTGCTCGCCCCTGGTCAAGAGGCGAGCGATGCAGCCGGATTCCGGGCGTGGGTGGGCGAGCGTGGGGGTGAATTGTTTCTGTCGGCGATCACAATCGCCGAATTGCAGGCGGGGGTTTCTCGCCTGGAAAGAAAGGGCGCAACGCGCAAGGCCGAAGCGCTATCGCGCTGGCTGCATCTTGTGCTGGAGCTCTATGCCCCCCGCATTCTTGCCCTTGACGCCCATGCCGCGCTTGAAACCGGTCGCCTGCTTGATCGGTCGATCGGTGCTGGCGGTGAGCCCGGCTTCGAGGACGCCGCGATCGCAGCGATCGCGGCGGTCCATGAGTTGGTTGTGGTGACGGCCAATACCCGTCACTTCAAGCTGTTCGGCGTCCCGTTCATGGCGCCGCCGGCGGCATGA
- a CDS encoding amino acid ABC transporter ATP-binding protein, translating into MSQAPSIVPSDEIPAVHVEPAKEVAVELIGVHKWFGEFHVLKDINLRVKRRERIVVCGPSGSGKSTMIRCINRLEEHQQGSIVVDGIELTNDLKRIDEIRREVGMCFQHFNLFPHLTILENCTLAPIWVRKMPKKDAEDLAMHFLRKVKIPEQANKYPGQLSGGQQQRVAIARALCMKPKIMLFDEPTSALDPEMVKEVLETMVSLAEEGMTMLCVTHEMGFARQVANRVIFMDAGQIIEMNEPNEFFSNPQHERTKLFLSQILH; encoded by the coding sequence ATGTCCCAAGCCCCCTCGATCGTCCCAAGCGATGAAATTCCTGCCGTTCATGTCGAGCCGGCCAAGGAAGTCGCCGTCGAACTTATCGGTGTGCATAAATGGTTTGGCGAATTCCATGTGCTGAAGGACATCAACCTTCGGGTGAAGCGCCGCGAGCGCATCGTCGTCTGCGGGCCCTCGGGTTCCGGCAAGTCGACCATGATCCGCTGCATCAACCGGCTGGAGGAGCACCAGCAGGGCAGCATCGTGGTCGATGGCATCGAGCTCACCAACGACCTCAAGCGCATCGATGAGATCCGACGCGAGGTGGGCATGTGCTTCCAGCACTTCAACCTGTTCCCGCATCTGACCATCCTGGAGAACTGCACGCTTGCCCCGATCTGGGTGCGCAAGATGCCGAAGAAGGATGCGGAAGACCTCGCCATGCACTTCCTGCGCAAGGTGAAGATCCCCGAGCAGGCCAACAAGTATCCCGGCCAGCTTTCCGGCGGCCAGCAGCAGCGCGTCGCCATTGCCCGCGCGCTGTGCATGAAGCCGAAGATCATGCTGTTCGACGAGCCGACCTCCGCCCTCGACCCGGAAATGGTGAAGGAGGTGCTGGAGACCATGGTGAGCCTCGCCGAGGAAGGCATGACCATGCTGTGCGTGACCCACGAGATGGGCTTCGCCCGCCAGGTGGCGAACCGCGTCATCTTCATGGATGCCGGCCAGATCATCGAGATGAACGAGCCGAACGAGTTCTTCTCCAACCCGCAGCACGAGCGCACCAAGCTGTTCCTCAGCCAGATCCTGCATTGA
- a CDS encoding amino acid ABC transporter permease codes for MTMSDSSSYIRTEMEASRPPPGSQVGVIGWMRANLFSSALNTILTVIGIALVVWIVPPMVKFFFIDAVWKGQNREACLGPGVGACWPFIQAKFGQFIYGFYPGSERWRVNIVFALGALLLVPLLVLSWPGKRLNAILFFAVYPVVAFILLTGGNVNANAFLLQRFGLIRPLTGDVMVMGVNLAFWADYVLTTLIVMGVASLIGSLVGAGKATAQTVFWIFLALGIVIFVCDIDFGLPYVETRQWGGLLVTLVIAVTGIVTSLPLGILLALGRRSKMPIVRLLCVIFIEFWRGVPLITVLFFATYMLPLFLPAGTNPDGLLRALVGVALFSAAYLAEVVRGGLQAIPKGQYEGAMAMGLTWSQMMRLIVLPQALTMVIPSIVNSFISLFKDTTLVLIVAIFDFLGQLRAAFTDPNWASPVTLYTGFAFAGVVYFFFCFGMSRYSLFVERRLNTSHRH; via the coding sequence ATGACGATGAGCGACAGCTCCTCTTACATCCGCACCGAGATGGAGGCGTCGCGGCCGCCTCCCGGCAGCCAGGTCGGCGTCATCGGGTGGATGCGCGCGAACCTGTTCTCCAGCGCGCTCAACACCATCCTGACCGTCATCGGCATTGCGCTGGTGGTCTGGATCGTGCCGCCAATGGTGAAATTCTTCTTCATCGACGCGGTGTGGAAGGGGCAGAACCGCGAAGCCTGCCTCGGCCCCGGCGTCGGTGCCTGCTGGCCGTTCATCCAGGCGAAGTTCGGCCAGTTCATCTATGGCTTCTATCCGGGCTCCGAGCGCTGGCGCGTCAATATCGTCTTTGCGCTGGGCGCCTTGTTGCTGGTGCCGCTGCTGGTGCTGTCCTGGCCCGGCAAGCGGCTGAACGCGATCCTGTTCTTCGCCGTCTACCCAGTCGTCGCCTTCATCTTGCTTACCGGCGGCAACGTCAACGCCAACGCCTTCCTGTTGCAGCGCTTCGGCCTGATCCGCCCGCTCACCGGCGACGTCATGGTGATGGGCGTCAACCTCGCCTTCTGGGCGGATTACGTGCTCACGACATTGATCGTCATGGGTGTCGCGTCGCTGATCGGCTCGCTGGTCGGCGCCGGCAAGGCCACGGCGCAGACGGTGTTCTGGATCTTCCTGGCGCTTGGCATCGTCATCTTCGTCTGCGACATCGATTTCGGCCTGCCTTATGTCGAGACCAGGCAATGGGGCGGGCTCTTGGTGACGCTGGTGATCGCCGTCACCGGCATCGTCACCTCGCTGCCGCTCGGCATATTGCTGGCGCTCGGCCGGCGCTCGAAAATGCCGATCGTGCGGCTGCTGTGCGTGATCTTCATCGAGTTCTGGCGCGGCGTGCCGCTCATCACCGTGCTGTTCTTCGCCACCTACATGCTGCCGCTGTTCCTGCCGGCCGGTACCAATCCGGACGGCTTGCTCCGGGCGCTGGTCGGCGTCGCGCTGTTCTCGGCCGCCTATCTCGCCGAAGTGGTGCGCGGCGGCCTGCAGGCGATCCCCAAGGGCCAGTATGAAGGCGCCATGGCGATGGGGCTCACCTGGAGCCAGATGATGCGGCTCATCGTCCTGCCGCAGGCTTTGACGATGGTGATCCCGAGCATCGTGAACAGCTTCATCAGCCTGTTCAAGGACACCACGCTGGTGCTGATCGTCGCCATCTTCGACTTCCTCGGCCAGCTGCGCGCGGCGTTCACCGACCCGAACTGGGCAAGCCCGGTAACCCTCTATACCGGCTTTGCTTTTGCCGGTGTCGTGTATTTCTTCTTCTGTTTCGGCATGTCACGCTACTCGCTGTTTGTGGAACGGCGGCTCAACACCTCCCACCGGCATTGA